The following are from one region of the Staphylococcus schleiferi genome:
- a CDS encoding glycosyltransferase family 2 protein, protein MKKINRLDSVLIKRAQSIGIQKVMLSTAHQLKWLNDVSQFIGLSSQSSNLPELTVVIEEADTKAMEMFEAQTYEWKTCVSSTDDIHTDYYTFFSSDFNYDPEYLSDFAAAFMYTDVRFITKRTEGYRWVSGYDSRYLTAFNQQHDNNQRGFALDITFVDSQNQIEAVPPVKPELSVIVPVHNNGTHLEHKCLRSIISHPLFPKLEVILVDDGSTDRYTSNLMKMYSQWYKNIEVIHLDEASGSASTPRNIGIDYAKSDLITFLDPDNEWIGEGIDRLFEEITQNDEIDAVIGNMLKVDQTETKKHDYYQQFVHVVHADMTRQTHQFLHDMKLKTASIQALIVRKSLLKKTSN, encoded by the coding sequence GTGAAGAAAATTAATAGATTAGATTCCGTTTTAATTAAAAGAGCACAATCCATCGGTATTCAAAAGGTCATGCTTTCAACAGCGCATCAGTTGAAGTGGTTGAACGATGTCAGTCAATTCATTGGATTGTCTAGTCAAAGCTCAAATCTTCCTGAGCTCACGGTAGTTATCGAGGAAGCGGATACGAAAGCAATGGAAATGTTTGAAGCTCAAACTTATGAATGGAAAACATGTGTTTCCTCCACGGACGACATTCATACAGATTACTACACGTTCTTCTCATCTGATTTCAACTATGATCCCGAATACTTGAGTGACTTTGCAGCAGCGTTTATGTATACCGATGTCCGATTTATTACCAAAAGGACGGAGGGATATCGATGGGTGAGTGGTTATGACAGCCGCTATTTAACAGCATTTAATCAACAACATGACAATAATCAACGAGGTTTTGCATTAGACATCACATTTGTAGATAGTCAGAATCAGATTGAAGCAGTTCCACCTGTGAAACCTGAACTCAGTGTGATTGTGCCTGTCCATAACAATGGTACACATTTAGAGCATAAATGTTTACGTTCAATCATAAGTCATCCTTTGTTTCCAAAACTAGAAGTCATTCTTGTTGATGATGGGTCAACGGATCGTTACACTAGCAACTTAATGAAAATGTATAGTCAATGGTACAAAAATATTGAAGTGATTCATCTAGATGAAGCTTCAGGGAGTGCTTCGACGCCAAGAAATATAGGGATTGATTATGCGAAGAGTGACCTGATCACTTTTCTAGATCCTGATAATGAATGGATTGGAGAAGGAATTGACCGTTTGTTCGAGGAAATAACACAAAATGATGAGATTGATGCTGTAATTGGCAACATGTTAAAAGTAGACCAAACTGAAACGAAAAAACATGATTATTATCAACAGTTTGTTCATGTCGTGCATGCGGATATGACGCGACAGACTCACCAATTTTTAC